A window from Salarias fasciatus chromosome 11, fSalaFa1.1, whole genome shotgun sequence encodes these proteins:
- the cd79a gene encoding B-cell antigen receptor complex-associated protein alpha chain, translating into MLKVVLSVLCSLTVPAALQNVPLDADKPFERSAVSQEITLKCCYGSDEPVTWEKHVQGANRTVNVRFVENSDLVNISYVHTHSSRCGTLTLKSVQPNDTGLYRCLLNRTHIHTHGTYLQVYKPMKKTLNLSERTKNRILMAEGILLFLCVLVPSATILFKSKQQNEVEKKKSRKEEENIYQGLNLDECYATYDQIECTPAQGHYQDARTCNEDVDLEKP; encoded by the exons atgctgaaagtcgtcctttctgtcctctgcagtCTGACAG TGCCCGCTGCTCTTCAAAACGTGCCTTTAGATGCGGACAAACCCTTTGAGAGGAGCGCTGTCTCTCAGGAAATCACCCTGAAGTGCTGCTACGGAAGCGATGAACCAGTCACCTGGGAGAAACACGTTCAAGGTGCCAACAGGACTGTCAACGTACGCTTTGTGGAGAACTCCGACTTAGTGAACATAAGCTACGTTCATACTCATTCTTCCCGGTGTGGCACTCTGACCCTCAAGTCTGTGCAGCCTAATGACACGGGACTGTACCGGTGTCTGCTGAACCGcacccacattcacacacatggcaCCTACCTGCAAGTCTACA AGCCCATGAAGAAGACATTAAACCTGAGTGAAAGAACCAAAAACAGGATCCTGATGGCTGAGGGGATCcttctcttcctgtgtgtgctgGTGCCCTCTGCCACGATCCTGTTCAAG TCAAAGCAACAAAATgaagtggagaagaagaaatcaaggaaggaggaggaaaatatATATCAG GGGCTGAATCTGGATGAGTGCTATGCAACATATGATCAGATCGAGTGCACTCCGGCGCAGGGCCACTATCAGGATGCGCGCACTTGCAATGAAGACGTTGATCTGGAGAAACCATGA